In a single window of the Rhineura floridana isolate rRhiFlo1 chromosome 3, rRhiFlo1.hap2, whole genome shotgun sequence genome:
- the LOC133381906 gene encoding zinc finger protein 420-like codes for MQEQRLRSQDGAKRQEERQMHTGDKPYKCLECGKSFSWSSTLREHERTHTGDKPYKCFECGKSFSKSSYLTSHQRIHTGDRPYQCLECGKSFSQSGHLSSHHRTHTGDKPYKCLECGKSFSRSGNLTLHQRTHTGDKPYECMACGKSFSQSGHLTLHQRTHTGDKPYTCLECGKSFSQINTLREHERTHTGDKPYKCLECGKCFSCSRALTSHQRTHIGDKPYKCLECGKSFRWSNKLTSHQRTHKGDKPYKCLECGKSFRWSSNLTLHHRSHTGDKTYTCIKCGKSFSQSSYLTSHQRTHTGDRPYKCFECGKNFSHSGTLTSHQRTHTGDKPYKCKECGKSFRWRSALTSHQRTHTGDKPYKCKECGRSFSDSSALISHQRTHTGYKPYKCLECGKSFSRSNTLTLHQRTHTGDKLYKCYECGKNFMWSSALTSHQRCHTGDKPYKCLECGKSFSQSSHLTSHQRTHTGDKPYECLKCGKRFSRSDRLILHQRTHTGDKPYRCLECGKTFSQGGNLTLHQRSHTGDKPYKCLECGKTFRWSSTFTQHQRIHTGHTL; via the coding sequence atgcaggagcagagactgaggagtcaagatggagcaaagagacaagaggagcgACAGAtgcacacaggggacaaaccttataaatgcttggagtgtggaaagagcttcagttggagtagcacccttagggaacatgaaagaactcacacaggggacaaaccttataaatgctttgagtgcggaaagagcttcagtaagagtagctaccttacttcgcatcaaagaattcacacaggggacagaccatatcaatgcttggagtgtggaaaaagcttcagtcagagtggccacctttcttcacatcacagaactcacacaggggacaaaccttataaatgcttggaatgtggaaagagcttcagtcgaagtggcaaccttactttgcatcaaagaactcacacaggagacaaaccttatgaatgcatggcgtgtggaaagagcttcagtcagagtggccaccttactttgcatcaaagaactcacacaggggacaaaccttatacatgcttggagtgtggaaagagcttcagtcagattaACACCCTTAGGGaacatgaaagaactcacacaggggacaaaccttataaatgcttggagtgtggaaagtgcttcagttgTAGTCGcgcccttacttcacatcaaagaactcacataggggacaaaccttataaatgcttggagtgtggaaagagcttcaggtggagtaacaaacttacttcgcatcaaagaactcacaaaggggacaaaccttataaatgcttggagtgtggaaaaagcttcaggtggagtagcaaccttactttgcatcacagaagtcATACAGGGGACAAAACTTATACATGCatcaagtgtggaaagagcttcagtcagagtagctaccttacttcgcatcaaagaactcacacaggggacagaccttataaatgctttgagtgtggaaagaacttcagtcacagtggcacccttacttcgcatcaaagaactcacacaggggacaaaccttataaatgcaaggagtgtggaaagagcttcaggtggcgttctgcccttacttcgcatcaaagaactcacacaggggacaaaccttataaatgcaaggagtgtggaaggagcttcagtgacagtagcgcccttatttcacatcaaagaactcacacaggttacaaaccttataaatgcttggagtgtggaaagagcttcagtcggagtaacacccttactttgcatcaaagaactcacacaggggacaaactttATAAATGTTatgagtgtggaaagaacttcatgTGGAGTAgtgcccttacttcgcatcaaagatgtcacacaggggacaaaccttataaatgcttggagtgtggaaagagcttcagtcagagtagccaccttacttcacatcaaagaactcacacaggggacaaaccttatgaatgcttgaaGTGTGGAAAGAGATTCAGTCGGAGTGACCGACttattttgcatcaaagaactcacacaggggacaaaccttatagatgcctggagtgtggaaagaccttcagtcagggtggaaaccttactttgcatcaaagaagtcacacaggggacaaaccttataaatgtttggagtgtggaaagaccttcaggtggagtagcaccTTTACTcaacatcaaagaattcacacgggACATACCTTATAA